A region of Faecalibacterium taiwanense DNA encodes the following proteins:
- a CDS encoding oligosaccharide flippase family protein, protein MRQSYLKNAALLTGSDVVLRLAGMGLRIWLANELGGEGMGLYQLVLAVYSLFVTLATAGVSVAATRLMAEELSGPASARGAARGMLRRLLAAGLVLGMFAAALQLATADLAARLWLGDVRAVGALRVSALGMPWMAVSSVLRGFFIARRHVAPNVFSQLTEQTVRIALVALALTRTEGLAVGVRCMLVLGATAVSEAVSALCMLAFYRRDARSAFAGQKAVRPADPARRLWEILWPVEGGRVLASALHTAENMLVPACLAVYLINAGGRTAALEQYGELKGMALPLLTFPFGLLGSLSVLLMPEITQAHILGQTERLKTLLDRMLRLTGYFSALAGVLFWVWGRPLAQLLYQSADAGFYLETLAPAMPLMYLESMVDGAMKGVGEQKAAFRYSVWDSILRIGGVVALLPRFGMKGFLAVILLSSLYTCAANTGHLLFSSGTQHAFRRWLGAPALAAVLAAAAGMALRKLLADGFAARLPLQLAALGIGGCATTGVFLLAAWPLGLGEEAAALWAAHRPGRPKK, encoded by the coding sequence ATGCGGCAGAGCTATTTGAAAAATGCAGCGCTGCTTACCGGCTCAGACGTGGTGCTGCGGCTGGCCGGCATGGGCCTGCGCATCTGGCTGGCAAACGAGCTGGGCGGCGAGGGGATGGGCCTTTACCAGCTGGTGCTGGCGGTGTATTCACTGTTCGTCACGCTGGCAACGGCGGGCGTTTCGGTGGCGGCTACCCGGCTCATGGCCGAGGAACTCAGCGGCCCGGCTTCCGCCCGTGGTGCAGCCCGCGGCATGCTGCGCCGTCTGCTGGCGGCAGGACTTGTGCTGGGGATGTTTGCCGCTGCACTGCAGCTGGCGACAGCGGATCTTGCGGCCCGGTTGTGGCTTGGCGATGTCCGCGCCGTCGGTGCTTTGCGCGTTTCAGCGCTGGGAATGCCATGGATGGCGGTCTCGTCGGTCCTGCGGGGCTTTTTCATCGCCCGGCGGCATGTGGCCCCCAATGTGTTCAGCCAGCTTACGGAGCAGACGGTGCGCATCGCGCTGGTGGCACTGGCGCTTACCCGCACCGAGGGCCTTGCGGTGGGCGTGCGCTGTATGCTGGTGCTGGGAGCTACCGCCGTCAGCGAAGCGGTGTCGGCGCTGTGCATGCTGGCCTTTTACCGGCGGGATGCCCGCAGTGCCTTTGCGGGGCAAAAAGCCGTCCGCCCGGCAGACCCTGCCCGCCGTCTGTGGGAGATCCTGTGGCCGGTGGAGGGTGGGCGGGTATTGGCAAGCGCCCTGCACACGGCGGAGAACATGCTGGTGCCCGCCTGCCTTGCGGTCTATCTGATCAACGCGGGCGGGCGCACCGCCGCGCTGGAGCAGTACGGAGAACTGAAAGGCATGGCTCTGCCGCTGCTTACGTTCCCATTTGGCCTGCTGGGCAGTCTTTCGGTGCTGCTGATGCCGGAGATCACGCAGGCCCACATTCTGGGCCAAACCGAACGGCTCAAAACACTTCTGGACCGGATGTTGCGGCTCACCGGCTATTTTTCCGCGCTGGCAGGGGTGCTGTTCTGGGTGTGGGGACGGCCGCTGGCACAGCTTTTGTACCAAAGTGCGGATGCCGGGTTTTATCTGGAAACGCTGGCTCCTGCCATGCCGCTGATGTATCTGGAAAGCATGGTGGACGGTGCCATGAAAGGGGTAGGAGAGCAGAAGGCGGCCTTCCGCTACAGCGTGTGGGATTCCATCCTGCGCATTGGCGGGGTGGTGGCGCTGCTGCCGCGCTTTGGCATGAAGGGCTTTTTGGCAGTGATCCTGCTTTCCAGCCTGTACACCTGTGCGGCCAACACCGGGCATCTGCTGTTTTCCAGCGGCACGCAGCATGCATTCCGCCGCTGGCTGGGTGCACCGGCACTGGCAGCTGTGCTGGCTGCGGCGGCTGGTATGGCGCTGCGGAAGCTGCTTGCGGATGGGTTTGCGGCTCGGCTGCCTTTGCAGCTGGCCGCGTTGGGCATAGGCGGCTGCGCTACCACAGGAGTGTTCCTGCTGGCGGCATGGCCGCTGGGCCTTGGAGAGGAAGCAGCCGCGCTCTGGGCTGCGCACCGGCCCGGCAGACCGAAAAAATAG